A genomic segment from Paenibacillus sp. FSL K6-1096 encodes:
- a CDS encoding lysophospholipid acyltransferase family protein: MLEAAKSASFDRLFSRYNSLYLLRRHFHFIGLSGELQPAAAAGRGILYLMNHSSWWDGLLAYHAAGKLPGNRHYFMMEEEQLSKYAFFRKLGAFSINPGNPGDLRASLRYTAGLLQAGESVWMYPEGEILPLEHRPLSLKEGAALVLRLSPQTAVVPVTLYHGLFRHTKPEATLLAGAPQLLPWAEMERPEIARTLESVLNRQLEAHRSNILSYKGYMPEEFHPLLRRGRSTNEWLDLLRPGRGRG, translated from the coding sequence ATGCTGGAAGCCGCCAAATCGGCAAGCTTTGACCGCCTGTTCTCCCGCTATAATTCGCTGTATCTGCTGCGCAGGCATTTCCATTTCATCGGATTAAGCGGAGAATTGCAGCCTGCCGCCGCCGCAGGCAGAGGTATTCTCTACCTGATGAATCACAGTTCCTGGTGGGACGGTCTGCTGGCCTACCATGCTGCCGGGAAGCTGCCGGGGAACCGGCATTATTTCATGATGGAAGAGGAGCAGCTAAGTAAATATGCCTTTTTCAGGAAGCTCGGAGCCTTCTCGATTAACCCGGGTAATCCCGGAGACTTGCGCGCTTCGCTGCGCTATACTGCCGGATTGCTTCAGGCAGGGGAGAGCGTCTGGATGTATCCCGAGGGCGAAATACTGCCGCTGGAGCACCGCCCGCTGAGCCTGAAGGAAGGAGCGGCCCTGGTGCTGCGACTCAGCCCGCAGACTGCCGTAGTGCCGGTGACGCTGTACCATGGCCTGTTCCGCCATACGAAGCCGGAAGCCACGCTGCTGGCCGGAGCGCCGCAGCTCCTGCCTTGGGCAGAGATGGAGCGTCCGGAGATTGCACGAACCCTGGAATCGGTTCTGAACAGGCAGCTTGAGGCACACCGCAGCAACATTCTAAGCTATAAGGGCTATATGCCGGAGGAGTTCCATCCCCTGCTCCGCAGAGGAAGGTCGACGAATGAATGGCTGGACCTGCTGCGGCCGGGCAGGGGGAGGGGATGA
- a CDS encoding carotenoid biosynthesis protein: MVRTLFWFWYAVGALLLIWLGIPDSLQFSNGLFLVFYAAYAMDLFVRGQQKPFMSDWSVNDSGSKRSLRLWIAFTLIWLGGMAVEWVGVHSGRLFGDYSYSSILGPLVYGVPVTLGFAWIAVVCNAILISHDFGQRGLRLLLLRAVQVGFWTVLMDLVLDPVAHARSFWHWEGGGGFYQVPWSNFGGWLIAGAALSMLPPAVPVTRLAARRGTRLYQAILILFGLMALKEGMPACTIIAGAGVFLAEGSLRYAGSRQIGKL; encoded by the coding sequence ATGGTCAGGACACTATTCTGGTTCTGGTACGCGGTTGGCGCGCTGCTGCTGATCTGGCTCGGTATTCCGGACAGCCTGCAATTCTCGAATGGACTTTTTCTTGTATTCTACGCCGCCTATGCCATGGACTTATTCGTGAGGGGACAGCAAAAGCCATTCATGTCTGACTGGTCAGTCAATGATTCCGGGTCGAAGCGCAGCCTTCGTCTATGGATTGCTTTTACGCTGATCTGGCTCGGAGGTATGGCGGTTGAATGGGTAGGCGTCCATTCCGGCCGGTTGTTCGGGGACTATTCGTATTCTTCCATTCTGGGGCCGCTGGTATACGGAGTTCCGGTTACCCTGGGCTTCGCCTGGATTGCTGTCGTGTGCAATGCCATCCTCATCAGCCATGACTTCGGGCAGCGCGGCCTCCGGCTGCTGCTGCTGAGGGCGGTGCAGGTAGGCTTCTGGACCGTGCTGATGGATCTGGTGCTTGATCCTGTCGCCCATGCCAGGAGCTTCTGGCACTGGGAAGGCGGCGGGGGCTTCTATCAGGTGCCCTGGAGCAACTTCGGGGGCTGGCTGATTGCCGGTGCGGCTCTGTCTATGCTGCCTCCGGCCGTGCCGGTCACCAGGCTGGCTGCCCGCCGGGGCACCCGGCTGTATCAGGCCATTCTGATCCTGTTCGGCCTCATGGCTCTGAAGGAGGGAATGCCCGCCTGTACAATTATCGCCGGTGCGGGCGTATTCTTGGCTGAAGGGAGTCTGCGCTATGCTGGAAGCCGCCAAATCGGCAAGCTTTGA
- a CDS encoding phytoene/squalene synthase family protein, whose protein sequence is MDERILQQCEELMKKGSTSFHKAFDVLPSPRREAVHVIYAFCRIIDDSVDEPGNSPYSIHELKELFTDLEQAEGHFIWPALRWLFSSFPQLQREPFHLQMEGQLRDLTVTEYDTMEDLEGYCYLVAGTVGEMLLPVLRDDQSEAAQTAGISLGIGMQLVNIIRDVGEDLRRGRRYVPLEVMNKHGYSQQELESGIVSQQFTAVLQELKAEALIWFQRGLEQVDTYPQESGLAIELAASFYAAILDAVEANGYDVYRERSYVSDEMKLQLFKRTMVRYAGTGSAVV, encoded by the coding sequence ATGGATGAACGGATTTTGCAGCAATGTGAGGAACTGATGAAGAAGGGGTCCACTTCGTTTCATAAAGCGTTCGATGTTCTGCCAAGTCCCAGGCGTGAAGCCGTGCATGTCATTTATGCCTTTTGCCGGATTATAGACGATAGCGTGGATGAGCCCGGGAATTCGCCGTACAGTATTCATGAGCTGAAGGAGCTGTTCACGGATCTGGAGCAGGCCGAAGGGCATTTCATCTGGCCGGCGCTGCGCTGGCTGTTCAGCAGCTTCCCACAGCTGCAGCGTGAACCCTTCCATCTGCAAATGGAGGGCCAGCTCAGAGATCTTACGGTTACGGAATATGACACGATGGAGGACCTTGAGGGCTACTGCTATCTGGTAGCCGGAACGGTAGGGGAGATGCTGCTGCCTGTTCTGCGGGATGATCAGAGCGAAGCGGCACAGACAGCGGGAATTTCCTTAGGGATCGGAATGCAGCTTGTGAATATCATCCGCGATGTGGGAGAGGACCTGCGCCGGGGAAGAAGATATGTACCCCTTGAGGTGATGAACAAGCACGGATACAGCCAGCAGGAGCTGGAGTCCGGGATTGTGAGCCAGCAGTTTACCGCAGTCCTTCAGGAGCTTAAGGCAGAAGCGCTGATCTGGTTCCAAAGAGGCCTGGAGCAGGTGGATACCTACCCGCAGGAGAGCGGACTTGCGATTGAGCTTGCCGCATCCTTCTATGCTGCCATTCTCGATGCTGTGGAAGCTAACGGTTACGACGTGTACCGCGAGCGGTCTTATGTCAGTGATGAAATGAAGCTTCAGTTATTCAAGCGGACCATGGTACGATACGCCGGGACGGGAAGTGCGGTGGTCTAG
- the crtI gene encoding phytoene desaturase family protein encodes MSRIAVVGSGIGGLTAALLLTRQGHEVVVYERAAKVGGRVAFEEQDGYRIDQGPTIVLLPEMLLGILEEGGLPRRSLTLLHCDPLYRVHFRSGRVLTKYSDTAAQAEEIERLYPGEGQGFTRFMNDMSGLYPKGRTSFLERGYKRGREFFSPANLALMVRLRAYRNLRSAIGQYFRHEELRDAFSLQSLYIGGAPFRTPGIYTMLPYAEQAFGIWMLKGGYGVLPQIMTRELEERGVQIHTGTEVESLLIEGDRCRGVVVNGQEITYDAVLYNGDFPNVEKLLPPGVFKPERAVGITAVQASGPSAKAAVKRGRFKPSSGCLLIYAAVSRRWPESLVHQFFLPDSLNSSLHELFEREQIPADPSYYVFNPAALDDSAAPPGESVLYFLVPVPSGTDRDWEALAGELADRVLADAEQRGFPGLTDHIIWRRLRTPADADKEGLYGGGSFGIAPLLSQSGVFRPQPKPYPLAGLYAAGASVHPGGGVPIVMQGARLAVQEMIKEMSVHG; translated from the coding sequence ATGAGCCGCATCGCGGTTGTGGGCAGCGGCATCGGCGGGCTGACGGCAGCGCTGCTGCTGACCCGGCAGGGTCATGAGGTGGTCGTGTATGAACGCGCCGCCAAGGTTGGCGGGCGGGTAGCTTTTGAAGAACAGGATGGCTACCGGATTGACCAAGGACCGACGATCGTGCTGCTGCCGGAGATGCTGCTCGGGATTCTGGAAGAAGGCGGCCTGCCGCGCAGGAGCCTTACGCTGCTGCACTGTGATCCGCTCTACCGGGTGCACTTCAGAAGCGGGCGCGTGCTCACCAAATACTCAGATACTGCGGCGCAGGCTGAAGAGATTGAACGGCTCTACCCCGGCGAGGGCCAGGGCTTCACGCGTTTCATGAACGATATGTCAGGGCTGTACCCCAAGGGGCGCACCTCGTTCCTGGAGAGGGGATACAAGAGAGGGCGGGAATTCTTCAGTCCGGCCAATCTCGCGCTGATGGTCCGCCTGCGTGCTTACCGTAACCTGCGCTCAGCCATCGGGCAGTATTTCCGGCATGAGGAGCTGAGGGACGCGTTCTCCCTTCAGAGCTTGTATATTGGAGGGGCACCCTTCCGTACCCCAGGCATTTACACCATGCTTCCCTACGCCGAGCAAGCCTTCGGGATCTGGATGCTGAAGGGCGGGTATGGTGTTCTGCCGCAGATCATGACCCGGGAGCTGGAGGAGCGCGGGGTACAGATTCATACCGGCACTGAAGTGGAGTCTCTGCTAATTGAGGGGGACCGCTGCAGGGGAGTGGTCGTCAACGGGCAGGAGATCACGTATGATGCGGTACTGTACAACGGAGATTTCCCGAATGTGGAGAAGCTGCTTCCGCCGGGCGTATTCAAGCCGGAGCGGGCTGTGGGGATAACAGCGGTCCAGGCCAGCGGCCCATCCGCGAAGGCCGCCGTGAAGCGCGGGCGCTTCAAGCCCTCGTCTGGCTGTCTGCTGATCTATGCCGCAGTGTCCCGGCGGTGGCCGGAGTCACTGGTCCATCAGTTCTTTCTGCCGGACAGCCTGAACAGCAGCTTGCATGAGCTGTTTGAGCGGGAGCAGATTCCGGCAGATCCTTCGTATTATGTATTCAATCCGGCAGCGCTGGACGACAGCGCGGCACCTCCGGGAGAGAGCGTGCTGTACTTCCTCGTTCCCGTTCCGTCAGGGACGGACAGAGACTGGGAGGCGTTAGCCGGGGAACTGGCTGACCGGGTGCTGGCCGATGCGGAGCAGCGGGGCTTCCCCGGGCTTACGGACCATATCATCTGGCGCAGGCTGCGGACACCGGCCGATGCCGATAAGGAAGGATTATATGGGGGCGGCAGCTTCGGTATTGCGCCGCTGCTGAGCCAATCCGGAGTATTCCGGCCCCAGCCGAAGCCCTATCCGCTTGCAGGGCTGTATGCCGCAGGCGCTTCCGTCCATCCGGGCGGCGGTGTGCCGATTGTAATGCAGGGAGCAAGGCTTGCTGTTCAGGAAATGATAAAGGAGATGAGCGTACATGGATGA
- the crtI gene encoding phytoene desaturase family protein, with translation MLLAADGYEVDLYEQQAAVGGRSAELTLGDYRFDRGATFLMMPHLLEELFALAGRSVHDYVTLKPLDPLYSLHFGDTVFTPSTNQDQTAEEIERLFPGNGSGYRRFMAEEGDKLERVIPLLQRPFQSIGDYVKRDVIHALPKLNAADTVYNRLSRYFDDERLRFSFTFQAKYLGMSPWECPGTFTILSYMEHRYGLYHPIGGVNRVLQAMADVIQEHGGRVHTASGVQRILVKDRHATGLLLENGEQVAADYVVIGADFGSAMTQLFEPGLLKKYTPGKLARKKYSCSTAMLYLGVDGEADLAHHSVHFAEDYRRNVREITELGVLSEDASIYVHNPSVIDKTLAPPGKSSLYVLMPVPNLKADIDWERERAEVEDWMMERLDQIPQLRGIAGRVEERLFFSPQDWQSRLNVYNGATFNLAHNLGQMMYLRPHNTFEEVRGIWLVGGGTHPGSGLPTIFESAKISARLLRQHDQSVRGRVTVPAGAPGAGAGAAL, from the coding sequence ATGCTGCTTGCCGCTGATGGATATGAGGTGGATTTATACGAGCAGCAGGCCGCAGTGGGCGGCAGATCGGCAGAGCTTACGCTGGGGGACTACCGTTTCGACCGGGGGGCCACCTTCCTGATGATGCCGCATCTGCTGGAGGAGCTGTTCGCTCTGGCCGGGCGTTCGGTGCATGATTATGTCACTCTGAAGCCGCTTGATCCGCTGTATTCCCTGCATTTCGGAGATACCGTATTTACCCCTTCGACCAATCAGGATCAGACTGCTGAAGAGATTGAACGGCTGTTCCCCGGCAACGGAAGCGGCTACCGCCGGTTCATGGCTGAAGAGGGCGACAAGCTGGAGCGGGTCATTCCGCTGCTGCAGCGTCCGTTCCAATCGATTGGCGATTACGTTAAAAGAGACGTTATCCATGCTCTGCCCAAGCTGAACGCCGCAGATACTGTGTATAACCGGCTGTCGCGTTATTTCGATGACGAACGTCTGCGCTTCTCGTTCACATTCCAGGCCAAATACCTCGGCATGTCGCCCTGGGAATGCCCCGGAACCTTCACTATTCTGTCCTATATGGAGCACCGCTACGGCCTGTACCATCCCATCGGCGGGGTGAACCGGGTGCTTCAGGCGATGGCTGATGTGATTCAGGAGCATGGCGGACGTGTGCACACCGCAAGCGGAGTACAGCGGATTCTGGTTAAGGACAGACACGCCACAGGGCTGCTGCTGGAGAATGGGGAGCAGGTGGCAGCGGATTATGTTGTGATCGGCGCAGACTTCGGCTCCGCGATGACCCAATTGTTCGAGCCGGGCCTGCTCAAGAAATACACACCCGGTAAGCTTGCCCGCAAAAAATACTCCTGCTCCACCGCCATGCTCTATCTGGGCGTGGACGGCGAGGCGGATCTGGCTCATCATTCCGTCCACTTCGCGGAGGATTACCGGCGCAATGTCAGAGAGATTACGGAGCTGGGAGTTCTGTCTGAGGATGCTTCGATCTATGTTCATAACCCTTCAGTCATCGACAAGACGCTGGCGCCGCCGGGCAAATCCTCGCTTTATGTGCTGATGCCGGTTCCTAATCTGAAGGCAGATATTGACTGGGAGCGGGAGCGTGCGGAGGTTGAAGACTGGATGATGGAACGTCTGGACCAGATTCCGCAGCTTCGGGGAATTGCCGGACGGGTGGAAGAGCGCCTGTTCTTCTCGCCGCAGGACTGGCAGAGCCGGCTCAATGTCTATAACGGCGCAACCTTCAACCTGGCCCATAATCTGGGGCAGATGATGTATCTGCGGCCGCATAACACCTTCGAGGAGGTACGCGGTATCTGGCTGGTCGGCGGGGGAACGCACCCCGGCAGCGGCCTGCCGACGATCTTCGAGTCAGCCAAAATCAGCGCGCGGCTGCTGCGGCAGCATGACCAGTCGGTACGGGGCAGAGTCACCGTACCGGCCGGCGCTCCTGGCGCGGGCGCGGGGGCTGCACTATGA